In Gossypium arboreum isolate Shixiya-1 chromosome 5, ASM2569848v2, whole genome shotgun sequence, a single genomic region encodes these proteins:
- the LOC108454024 gene encoding receptor-like protein kinase HSL1, which yields MSELSLSFLFLLFISTPFKVISQDINAERDVLLNFKQRLGNPPFLQSWNSSSSPCDWPEINCTANSVTEVHLHDKNITTPIPSTICDLKNLTLLDLAFNYIPGEFPALYNCSKLQTLDLSQNYFVGPIPDEIDRLSALVYLDVGANNFSGNIPASIGRLPELQTLYMYQTQFNGTFPKEIGNLSNLEVLGLAYNDFIPMKIPQEFGQLTKLSFLWMTFTNLIGEIPKSFNNLTNLQHLDLARNNLEGPIPSRLFSLKNLTHVYLFKNKLSGEIPKPVEALNLKEIDLSMNTLTGSIPEDFGKLQYLDFLSLFSNRLTGELPTSIGLLPALRDFRVFHNNLTGIFPPEFGLHSKLEGFEVSENQFSGQLPENLCAGGVLQGVVAHTNQLSGQVPKSLGNCPTLRTFQLQNNNFSGEIPQGIWTTFNLSSLMLSNNSFSGKLPSQLAWNLSRVEISDNKFSGEIPVTIATWTNLVVFQASNNLFSGKMAKEITYLSDLTTLLLDGNDFSGELPSEIISWRSLTTLDVSNNKLSGEIPAAIGSLPNLLNLDLSENQFSGGIPPGVGDMRLTSLNLSSNQLVGRIPSQLDNLAYNNSFLNNAGLCADNSIIKLPDCSSEHSDSKRFSSRYLAIILTISVLVSIAILVLSFFIVRDYRRKKRRQNLATWKLTSFQRLDFTEGNILANLTDNNLIGSGGSGKVYRIVVNRSNEYVAVKKIWNCKKLDYKLEKEFLAEVEILGSIRHSNIVKLLCCISSEDSKLLVYEYMENQSLDKWLHGNKRSSMSRMGSVLDWPTRLQIAVGAAQGLCYMHHECPTPIIHRDVKSSNILLDSEFKAKIADFGLAKMLTRHASSHTMSVVAGSFGYLAPEHAYTTKVNAKIDVYSFGVVLLELVTGREANSMDHNMSLVQWAWQHFSEDKPVVEILDPEIRESPYLEEIKMVYKVGIVCTRASPSTRPSMKEVLHVLRSCCPEDGKGAKKKVSDIDVAPLLGTATYLSTYKNSKKVSNEDDSMIYNV from the exons ATGTCTGAACTAAGCTTATCCTTTCTCTTCCTTCTTTTCATCTCTACACCCTTCAAAGTAATCTCCCAAGACATAAATGCCGAACGAGATGTTCTTCTCAACTTTAAACAGCGACTGGGCAATCCACCATTCCTTCAATCCTGGAACTCATCTTCCTCACCGTGCGATTGGCCGGAGATCAACTGCACCGCCAATTCTGTCACTGAAGTTCATCTCCATGACAAGAACATTACCACACCGATTCCTTCAACAATATGCGACCTTAAAAACCTCACTCTCCTTGACCTTGCTTTCAATTACATCCCTGGAGAGTTCCCAGCTCTTTACAATTGTTCAAAGCTCCAGACCTTAGACCTCTCTCAAAATTATTTTGTTGGTCCAATTCCTGACGAGATTGACCGGTTGTCAGCTCTGGTTTACTTGGATGTTGGTGCTAATAATTTCTCTGGTAATATTCCAGCAAGTATTGGAAGACTACCAGAGTTGCAAACCTTGTACATGTACCAAACCCAGTTCAACGGGACATTTCCGAAGGAAATTGGAAACTTATCCAATCTCGAGGTTTTGGGTTTGGCTTATAATGACTTTATCCCCATGAAGATACCTCAGGAATTTGGTCAGTTAACGAAGTTGTCCTTTTTGTGGATGACATTCACCAATTTGATAGGCGAAATCCCTAAATCTTTCAACAACCTTACCAATCTGCAGCACTTGGACTTAGCTAGAAACAACTTGGAAGGTCCAATTCCTAGTAGGCTGTTTTCGTTGAAGAATCTAACGCATGTTTATCTCTTCAAGAATAAGCTGTCTGGTGAGATACCCAAACCCGTTGAAGCGTtgaatttaaaagaaattgaTCTTTCGATGAACACTTTGACTGGCTCCATTCCAGAGGATTTTGGGAAGTTACAATATCTGGACTTTTTAAGCCTGTTCTCGAACAGGTTAACGGGAGAGTTGCCAACAAGCATTGGTCTTCTTCCTGCACTGAGAGATTTCCGTGTTTTTCACAACAATTTGACTGGTATTTTCCCACCGGAGTTCGGCCTTCATTCGAAGCTCGAAGGGTTCGAGGTGTCAGAGAATCAGTTCAGTGGTCAACTGCCTGAAAATTTATGTGCTGGAGGTGTTCTGCAAGGAGTGGTTGCTCATACAAATCAGCTCAGTGGGCAAGTACCTAAGTCGCTTGGAAATTGCCCCACTTTACGCACATTTCAGCTTCAAAACAACAATTTCTCAGGCGAGATCCCTCAAGGTATATGGACAACCTTCAATTTGTCGTCCTTGATGTTAAGCAACAATTCTTTTTCGGGCAAACTACCAAGTCAACTTGCATGGAATCTGTCGAGGGTGGAAATTAGTGACAACAAGTTCTCCGGTGAAATTCCGGTCACCATTGCAACATGGACAAATTTGGTCGTTTTTCAGGCGAGCAACAATTTGTTTTCAGGCAAAATGGCAAAGGAGATAACGTATCTTTCTGACCTTACAACTCTGCTTCTCGACGGTAATGATTTTTCTGGTGAATTACCATCTGAAATAATTTCATGGAGATCGTTGACTACATTAGATGTCTCTAACAACAAGCTTTCTGGTGAAATCCCTGCTGCGATTGGTTCCTTACCTAATCTGCTTAACTTGGATTTATCAGAAAACCAATTCTCTGGTGGAATTCCTCCTGGCGTTGGCGACATGAGGCTAACTTCACTCAACTTGTCATCTAATCAACTTGTCGGCAGGATCCCGAGTCAGTTAGATAACCttgcatataataacagttttctgAACAATGCTGGTCTATGCGCAGATAATTCGATCATAAAACTTCCGGATTGCAGTTCCGAACACAGTGATAGCAAGAGGTTTTCCTCTAGATATCTTGCCATCATTCTAACAATTTCCGTCCTTGTTTCCATAGCTATCCTTGTGTTGAGCTTCTTCATAGTTCGAGACTACAGGAGGAAAAAGCGCAGACAGAATCTAGCAACATGGAAGTTGACTTCGTTCCAGAGATTGGATTTCACCGAAGGAAACATACTGGCCAATTTGACAGATAACAATCTCATCGGAAGCGGTGGATCGGGGAAGGTTTATCGAATTGTTGTTAACCGTTCTAATGAATATGTTGCTGTGAAGAAAATCTGGAATTGTAAGAAACTAGATTACAAGCTTGAGAAAGAGTTTTTAGCAGAAGTTGAAATACTGGGCAGCATTCGCCATTCCAACATAGTGAAGTTGTTGTGTTGCATTTCCAGTGAAGATTCAAAGCTTCTGGTTTACGAGTACATGGAAAATCAGAGCCTTGATAAATGGCTTCATGGGAATAAGAGATCATCAATGTCAAGGATGGGTTCAGTTTTGGATTGGCCAACAAGGTTGCAAATTGCTGTTGGAGCTGCTCAGGGGCTATGCTACATGCACCATGAGTGCCCAACACCCATCATTCATCGCGATGTGAAGTCGAGCAATATCTTATTAGACTCCGAATTCAAGGCAAAAATTGCAGATTTTGGACTTGCTAAGATGCTAACTAGGCATGCAAGTTCTCACACAATGTCTGTAGTTGCAGGATCTTTCGGTTACCTCGCCCCAG AGCACGCATATACAACAAAAGTGAATGCAAAGATAGATGTTTACAGCTTTGGCGTAGTACTCCTGGAATTGGTGACAGGAAGAGAAGCCAATAGCATGGATCATAATATGAGCTTAGTACAATGGGCGTGGCAGCACTTCTCAGAAGATAAGCCAGTAGTTGAAATACTTGATCCAGAGATAAGAGAATCACCTTATTTGGAAGAAATTAAAATGGTATACAAGGTAGGAATTGTGTGTACGCGTGCATCTCCTTCTACCAGGCCTTCCATGAAAGAAGTTTTGCATGTCCTTCGTAGCTGTTGTCCGGAGGATGGTAAAGGAGCCAAAAAAAAGGTTAGCGACATTGATGTAGCTCCACTTCTTGGCACTGCCACTTACCTTTCCACTTACAAGAACAGTAAGAAGGTATCCAACGAAGATGACAGCATGATTTACAATGTCTGA